The following proteins are co-located in the Tardibacter chloracetimidivorans genome:
- a CDS encoding acetoacetate decarboxylase family protein — translation MPTAFGPSLMPDRSEVVDAEVVALSFETTAEGAAALLPAPMVPAERPTFSITRITYPSVDYLGGRGYSEIVVALAARIMTTGGELAGGFSPVMWVDRVGALIAGREFMGFAKLPGELAPVEDLGGARRFECREEGALLMEGEASALSPLSEEQLARINAGASEVVTFGWKHIPSAEGPPDADYPLANVTRWTYRQAWSGNSAISFHKANGLAAPFSSRVVAGLADIPIVKSRSAFVASGDVIIDRAATRRLVGA, via the coding sequence ATGCCTACAGCATTTGGTCCTTCGCTGATGCCGGACCGGAGCGAAGTCGTCGACGCGGAGGTCGTCGCCCTTTCGTTCGAGACGACGGCGGAGGGAGCGGCTGCTTTACTTCCCGCTCCTATGGTACCGGCGGAGCGGCCTACCTTTTCGATCACCCGTATAACCTATCCCTCGGTCGATTACCTGGGTGGGCGCGGCTATTCAGAGATCGTAGTGGCGCTGGCCGCAAGGATCATGACAACCGGCGGAGAACTCGCGGGCGGCTTTTCACCCGTGATGTGGGTCGACCGAGTCGGCGCGCTGATTGCCGGGCGCGAGTTCATGGGGTTCGCCAAGCTTCCGGGTGAACTGGCGCCGGTAGAGGATCTGGGCGGGGCGCGCCGGTTTGAATGTCGGGAAGAAGGCGCGCTGCTGATGGAAGGCGAGGCGTCCGCCCTTTCACCGCTTTCCGAAGAGCAGCTGGCCCGTATCAACGCCGGAGCCTCGGAAGTCGTCACCTTTGGCTGGAAACACATACCGAGCGCTGAAGGCCCTCCGGATGCCGACTATCCGCTGGCCAATGTGACGCGCTGGACTTATCGACAGGCCTGGAGCGGAAACAGCGCCATATCCTTCCACAAGGCCAATGGCCTGGCTGCGCCCTTCTCCTCGCGCGTGGTGGCCGGTCTTGCGGATATTCCGATTGTAAAGTCCAGGTCTGCCTTTGTGGCCAGTGGCGACGTGATCATTGATCGTGCGGCGACGCGCCGTCTGGTTGGAGCTTAG
- a CDS encoding FAD-binding oxidoreductase, translated as MVELASGEGVASLRAELSAILGDGGLLERPDFETRSCDPFRHVPILSPFIARPSDAHQLSAVIEAAAAHDFCIVTHGGRTGVAGGAFTRPDSIVVSLERMNRIEEICEVDQLAVVQAGVPIQALHEAAEARGLFYPVDLGAKGSATLGGTISTNAGGNHVVRWGMTRQNLLGVEGVLADGTIVSSLNRLVKNNTGYDLKQLFTGTEGTIGIVTKAVVKLVAMPTTQSVALVAVDGMSKVLSLLNLARAMPTLSAFEVMWRDYYDLMAASNSGRRPLEPGHSYYVLVESMGNDQEADEAAFERFVHQATQQDLVVDGVVASSEKQRRDLWHVREGSEIIVREFGKIVSFDISAELGSIEQVVEEAYAALRQRFPQVRGTTFGHLGDNNIHLGIGIGEETVERTAEIEEIVFDVLARHHGAITAEHGIGTLKRQFLRKYLSEGEMAAMRRMRDAFDPDRRLNPDVML; from the coding sequence ATGGTTGAGCTGGCCAGCGGCGAAGGCGTGGCATCGCTACGCGCCGAACTGTCCGCCATTCTTGGTGATGGCGGCCTGCTGGAACGGCCGGACTTTGAGACACGTTCCTGCGATCCCTTTCGCCATGTACCCATCCTGTCGCCCTTCATTGCCCGACCGTCCGATGCGCATCAGCTTTCCGCTGTGATAGAAGCAGCTGCTGCTCATGATTTCTGCATCGTGACGCATGGAGGACGAACCGGCGTGGCGGGCGGGGCATTCACCAGACCCGATTCCATCGTTGTCTCACTTGAACGGATGAACCGGATCGAAGAGATTTGCGAAGTGGACCAGCTTGCGGTGGTGCAGGCAGGGGTGCCGATTCAGGCTCTGCATGAGGCGGCGGAGGCGCGCGGCCTTTTCTATCCGGTCGATCTTGGCGCAAAGGGGAGCGCCACCCTTGGCGGCACCATATCAACCAACGCTGGTGGCAACCATGTCGTGCGCTGGGGCATGACGCGGCAGAACCTCCTCGGAGTGGAGGGCGTGCTGGCGGATGGAACGATCGTGAGTTCGCTCAACCGTCTGGTCAAAAACAATACAGGCTATGACCTGAAGCAGCTCTTTACCGGAACCGAAGGTACGATCGGCATTGTCACCAAAGCGGTCGTGAAGCTTGTCGCCATGCCCACGACGCAGTCGGTCGCTCTTGTTGCCGTGGATGGCATGAGCAAGGTTCTCAGCCTGCTCAATCTTGCGCGGGCCATGCCGACGCTGAGCGCGTTTGAGGTCATGTGGCGCGACTATTACGATCTGATGGCCGCCAGCAACAGCGGCCGCCGGCCACTGGAGCCCGGCCACTCCTACTACGTGCTGGTGGAAAGCATGGGTAACGACCAGGAAGCTGACGAAGCCGCTTTCGAGCGGTTCGTCCATCAGGCGACGCAGCAGGACCTTGTTGTCGACGGGGTGGTTGCAAGCTCGGAGAAGCAACGCCGCGACCTATGGCATGTGCGCGAAGGCTCGGAAATAATCGTGCGCGAGTTCGGCAAGATCGTTTCCTTTGATATTTCAGCCGAACTTGGATCAATAGAGCAAGTAGTCGAGGAGGCTTATGCCGCTCTTCGACAACGTTTTCCGCAGGTTCGCGGCACTACCTTCGGGCATCTGGGTGACAACAACATTCACCTGGGTATCGGCATCGGCGAAGAAACGGTGGAACGCACCGCCGAGATCGAGGAAATCGTATTCGACGTTCTGGCCCGCCACCACGGAGCGATCACGGCAGAGCATGGCATCGGGACATTGAAGCGGCAATTCCTTCGCAAATATCTGAGCGAGGGCGAAATGGCCGCGATGCGACGCATGCGCGACGCATTCGACCCCGACCGTCGCCTTAACCCCGACGTCATGCTTTGA
- a CDS encoding acyl-CoA dehydrogenase family protein translates to MDFRLTDEQEMLRDGARRFVADKLDYASRGKRIASGEDCWGDFADMGWLMLAVPESAGGLERPLEDIAIIAEELGRGIAREPFIFSGFLPARLMALAGTANSPLEELVGGAQRFAAALYETAHRYSLAGLATVSSKQPDGSYLLNGSKTLVLGGVEADYLIVAARSEGDTAPALFIVDANVAGVERRNYRTIDEANACDVRFKGVQLPADAILADTAVATSILDRALDEATVLLCADALGCMDRAIELTAEYLRIRKQFGQALSNFQSLQHGVANLFVEANDARSMVYRALAACAADDDAGRPKAVSACKIKVMQAGRFVAGQSVHFHGGIGMTVEYPVGEHLRRMLVAEQLLGNSQHHFERYLAGA, encoded by the coding sequence ATGGATTTTCGGCTGACAGATGAACAGGAAATGCTTCGCGACGGCGCAAGGCGATTTGTTGCGGACAAGCTCGATTATGCGTCTCGCGGAAAAAGGATAGCCAGCGGGGAGGATTGCTGGGGCGACTTTGCCGACATGGGCTGGCTGATGTTGGCGGTTCCCGAAAGTGCAGGGGGTCTTGAGCGTCCGCTTGAGGACATCGCGATTATCGCGGAAGAACTGGGGCGTGGCATTGCGCGCGAGCCGTTTATTTTCAGCGGCTTTCTTCCTGCGCGGCTGATGGCTTTGGCGGGCACGGCAAACAGTCCCCTGGAAGAATTGGTGGGAGGCGCTCAGCGTTTTGCAGCGGCCCTCTACGAAACTGCGCATCGCTATTCGCTGGCCGGGCTTGCGACCGTCTCCTCGAAGCAGCCGGATGGGAGCTATCTGCTCAATGGCTCAAAGACCCTGGTTTTGGGAGGAGTGGAGGCTGACTACCTTATCGTCGCCGCACGGAGCGAAGGAGATACGGCGCCGGCGCTTTTCATTGTCGATGCGAATGTGGCGGGCGTGGAGCGCCGCAACTATCGCACGATTGACGAGGCCAATGCCTGCGATGTCAGATTCAAGGGCGTTCAGCTGCCTGCCGACGCGATACTTGCAGATACGGCCGTCGCCACCTCGATCCTTGACCGGGCGCTGGATGAGGCGACCGTGCTGCTATGTGCCGACGCTCTTGGATGCATGGATCGAGCGATCGAACTGACTGCCGAATATCTGAGAATTCGCAAGCAGTTTGGTCAAGCGCTTTCCAACTTTCAATCCTTGCAGCACGGGGTCGCCAATCTGTTTGTCGAGGCAAATGACGCCCGCTCCATGGTCTATCGCGCGCTTGCGGCATGCGCCGCGGACGACGACGCGGGCCGGCCGAAGGCGGTCTCGGCGTGCAAGATCAAGGTCATGCAGGCGGGGCGCTTCGTCGCGGGACAATCCGTCCACTTTCACGGCGGCATTGGAATGACGGTTGAATATCCGGTCGGAGAGCATCTGCGCCGAATGCTGGTGGCAGAGCAGCTGCTTGGAAATTCGCAACATCATTTTGAACGATATTTGGCCGGAGCCTGA
- a CDS encoding Rieske (2Fe-2S) protein, whose protein sequence is MKRYFPALPVSAFEGDCLRGVEVAGRQILIARVCGEFFGASNICPHAGSPLSMGRLAGTIVQCSLHGIRFRLSDGKVVGAAACGALPVYRTRVKDGIVEVEIPDSVLKKP, encoded by the coding sequence ATGAAGAGATACTTCCCCGCCCTCCCAGTCTCGGCGTTTGAAGGGGATTGCCTGCGCGGGGTGGAGGTTGCGGGGCGGCAGATTCTTATCGCCCGCGTTTGCGGGGAGTTCTTCGGCGCGTCGAACATATGTCCGCATGCCGGTTCGCCACTCTCGATGGGGAGATTGGCCGGCACGATCGTTCAATGCTCGCTACACGGGATCCGGTTTCGGCTGTCTGACGGGAAGGTGGTTGGCGCTGCCGCTTGCGGGGCGCTTCCGGTGTACCGGACACGAGTCAAAGACGGCATCGTCGAAGTGGAAATCCCCGATAGCGTTTTGAAAAAACCCTAG
- a CDS encoding helix-turn-helix transcriptional regulator, which translates to MPERSRIEVEKVTIRALSDVRPASEYLRDAAISLGNFRVAASDNIAARVAMRDEDGEILATAVFGWSPEGWQWWHDVRFGLRAPVAEACRIESRPFWSNRQGARDRDGNVILPEFDFESYYGRLVPNPASIIIPVHLPFSRIGIVSFSCRDNARDDLSHELDRYFETLYLLGHLFIESYARLGTADRWLPDAVVLTRLEVNCLRWVSRGKTDDEIATIMGRSRPTIRFHLQNAATKLGAVNRSQAVFRAGQLGYLSIASPPQAPPLASVG; encoded by the coding sequence ATGCCGGAACGTTCGCGGATTGAAGTTGAAAAGGTGACGATCCGTGCATTGTCCGATGTTCGGCCTGCGTCCGAATATTTGCGTGATGCCGCCATATCGCTTGGAAACTTTCGGGTCGCGGCAAGCGACAATATAGCCGCGCGCGTAGCGATGCGCGACGAAGACGGAGAGATACTGGCAACCGCTGTGTTTGGCTGGAGCCCCGAAGGCTGGCAGTGGTGGCACGACGTCCGTTTCGGGTTGCGGGCGCCGGTGGCCGAAGCCTGCCGAATAGAAAGCCGGCCGTTTTGGTCCAATCGTCAAGGAGCCCGTGATCGCGACGGCAATGTGATTTTGCCCGAATTTGATTTTGAGTCCTACTATGGGCGGCTGGTGCCGAATCCGGCGAGCATTATTATCCCGGTACATCTGCCCTTCAGCCGTATCGGAATCGTTTCATTTTCATGCAGGGATAATGCGAGAGACGACCTTTCGCATGAACTCGACAGATACTTCGAAACACTATATTTGCTGGGTCATCTTTTCATTGAGAGTTACGCCCGGTTGGGCACAGCAGATCGCTGGTTGCCCGATGCGGTGGTATTGACCAGACTTGAGGTGAATTGCCTGCGTTGGGTGTCGCGCGGCAAGACCGATGACGAGATTGCTACGATCATGGGCCGGTCCAGGCCGACGATCCGCTTTCATCTTCAGAATGCAGCGACCAAATTGGGCGCGGTAAATCGTTCACAAGCGGTTTTCCGTGCGGGCCAACTGGGTTATCTTAGTATCGCATCCCCGCCTCAGGCTCCGCCTCTTGCGTCGGTCGGCTGA
- the gloB gene encoding hydroxyacylglutathione hydrolase, with protein sequence MHDLEVRQFACLDDNYGYLVHVVGTEITAAIDTPDAGAITSELDSRGWRLTHILNTHWHPDHAGGNEALKQRYGAVVVAPADLEQRIANVDIAVGDGDVVDLGGVQASILALPGHTTDHIAYCFKDASIAFVGDVLFPLGCGRLFEGSPAQMHDSLQKLASLPEDTVIYSAHEYTAANAHFALTVEPENTDLAARVAHIHRLREKDVPTVPTTIGEELRTNPFLRTGSSAIRQRLGMEGCDDVAVFAEVRARKDNFRG encoded by the coding sequence TTGCACGATCTGGAAGTTCGACAATTTGCCTGCCTTGACGATAACTATGGCTACCTTGTGCACGTGGTCGGCACGGAAATAACAGCGGCCATCGACACGCCCGACGCAGGGGCGATCACATCTGAGCTCGACAGCCGCGGCTGGCGCTTGACGCATATCCTCAACACGCATTGGCATCCCGATCATGCCGGAGGGAACGAAGCGCTGAAACAGCGCTACGGCGCAGTGGTGGTCGCGCCAGCCGATTTGGAACAGCGGATCGCCAATGTGGATATAGCCGTTGGCGACGGAGACGTCGTCGACCTGGGTGGAGTTCAGGCATCGATCCTTGCCTTGCCTGGGCACACGACCGATCATATCGCCTATTGCTTCAAAGACGCGAGTATCGCGTTTGTAGGGGATGTTCTGTTCCCCTTGGGGTGCGGCCGGCTGTTTGAGGGCTCTCCCGCTCAAATGCATGACTCCCTCCAGAAGCTGGCGTCGCTGCCGGAGGATACGGTGATTTACAGCGCACATGAGTATACTGCGGCCAATGCGCATTTTGCCCTTACCGTCGAACCGGAAAATACTGATCTCGCGGCTCGGGTAGCGCACATCCACCGCCTTCGGGAAAAGGACGTACCAACCGTCCCGACAACCATCGGGGAAGAGTTGCGAACCAACCCGTTTTTGCGCACGGGCTCGTCGGCGATAAGGCAGAGGCTGGGCATGGAGGGATGCGACGATGTCGCGGTTTTCGCGGAAGTGCGAGCGCGCAAGGACAATTTCAGAGGCTAA
- a CDS encoding aromatic ring-hydroxylating oxygenase subunit alpha, with protein sequence MGAVMVYQYYHIDYGKPDPGSRIEDVPTYADILKADDVPLPPIVQEQGNHQPAPRLITYDRYYSKDIFDQEIEKIWKKHWQVACREEDIPNVGDRISYDVVGMSFVVVRSGPSEFKAFHNSCRHRGRKLCDKKGSGGHLQCAFHGWTYGLDGKLNWIPFEQEFPNVDRAQYSLAEVPTARWGGNVFINPDVNAEPFETFLGPLARHWVDCPQEDRYTALHVRKKVRCNWKSAQEAFNEAYHVVETHADGMPMFGSALTQIDCWEEENARVNRLITPGMVVDPYIADRVSTHEGLRVFCSAYGFEAPPADRGQTGPDARRYAAEQIRRRLEQATGRDFSGRAPAYFLDMAKYAVFPNFHPWWGEMLPWWYRFLPYENDPEASTMEIRVLQPIPADGKLPPPAEVVEIDFDEKGMDYPQLGPLGHLVDQDMANMIAVQKGFKAAAAGKDFLTLAPRAEAQIAHFYEVYDKLMGFDRS encoded by the coding sequence ATGGGAGCCGTCATGGTTTATCAGTATTATCACATCGATTATGGCAAACCCGATCCTGGCTCGCGGATCGAGGATGTGCCGACCTATGCCGACATCCTGAAGGCTGATGATGTGCCTTTGCCTCCCATCGTGCAGGAACAGGGAAACCACCAACCTGCACCCAGGCTGATCACTTACGATCGCTATTATTCCAAAGATATTTTCGATCAGGAGATCGAAAAAATCTGGAAAAAGCATTGGCAAGTCGCTTGCCGGGAAGAAGATATTCCCAATGTGGGAGACCGGATATCCTACGACGTGGTCGGGATGTCCTTTGTCGTCGTGCGCTCCGGTCCCAGCGAATTCAAGGCGTTCCACAATTCCTGCAGGCATCGGGGACGCAAGCTTTGCGACAAGAAGGGATCGGGCGGCCATCTTCAATGTGCATTCCATGGATGGACCTATGGCCTCGATGGCAAGCTCAACTGGATTCCCTTCGAGCAGGAGTTCCCCAACGTCGACCGCGCCCAATATAGTCTGGCTGAAGTGCCCACTGCGCGCTGGGGTGGGAATGTTTTCATCAATCCCGATGTGAACGCCGAGCCTTTCGAGACATTTCTAGGGCCGCTTGCGCGGCATTGGGTCGATTGTCCGCAGGAAGATCGTTACACCGCCCTGCATGTTCGGAAAAAGGTGCGTTGTAACTGGAAGTCCGCGCAGGAGGCGTTCAACGAAGCCTATCATGTCGTGGAAACCCACGCGGACGGCATGCCGATGTTCGGATCGGCCCTCACGCAGATCGATTGCTGGGAGGAAGAGAATGCGCGGGTTAACCGGCTCATCACGCCGGGGATGGTTGTGGACCCCTATATTGCCGATCGGGTAAGCACCCACGAAGGATTGCGGGTATTTTGCAGCGCATATGGTTTTGAGGCTCCGCCTGCCGATCGCGGACAGACGGGGCCGGATGCGCGGCGCTATGCCGCCGAACAAATTCGGCGACGGCTGGAGCAAGCGACGGGCAGGGATTTTTCCGGCCGGGCTCCGGCATATTTCCTCGACATGGCGAAATATGCGGTATTTCCCAATTTCCACCCCTGGTGGGGCGAGATGCTTCCCTGGTGGTATCGTTTTCTGCCGTATGAAAACGATCCCGAGGCGTCGACCATGGAAATCAGGGTGCTGCAGCCTATACCGGCCGATGGCAAACTGCCCCCGCCAGCCGAGGTCGTTGAGATCGACTTTGACGAAAAGGGAATGGACTATCCTCAGCTTGGGCCGCTCGGGCATCTCGTCGATCAGGATATGGCCAACATGATCGCTGTTCAGAAAGGCTTTAAGGCAGCGGCGGCGGGCAAGGATTTTCTTACTCTGGCGCCTCGTGCCGAAGCGCAGATCGCGCATTTTTATGAAGTCTATGACAAGTTGATGGGATTCGACCGAAGCTGA
- the gloA gene encoding lactoylglutathione lyase, with the protein MADPADVDDRLWVWGMNASRPRLLHSMIRVRDVDESLRFYRDGMGMKILDRYDFEAHKFSILFLSYDDYGSGPALELTYNWGAEEPYSHGTGYGHIAVGVPDVAEMAATLSEHGGTITKEPYRLVEGGPMMAFVKDPDGYSIELIQTSRQDGADG; encoded by the coding sequence ATGGCTGATCCGGCGGACGTCGACGACCGCCTGTGGGTCTGGGGTATGAACGCAAGTCGTCCCCGGCTCCTGCATTCGATGATTCGGGTTCGCGATGTCGATGAATCGCTGCGCTTCTACCGCGACGGCATGGGGATGAAGATCCTCGACCGATATGATTTCGAGGCGCACAAGTTCTCGATCCTGTTCCTGTCATACGACGATTACGGGTCCGGCCCTGCCCTTGAGCTGACCTATAATTGGGGAGCGGAAGAGCCTTACAGTCATGGCACGGGATATGGGCATATCGCCGTGGGAGTGCCGGACGTCGCTGAAATGGCAGCGACTCTTTCCGAGCATGGCGGTACGATCACGAAAGAGCCATATAGGCTGGTTGAAGGTGGTCCTATGATGGCCTTTGTCAAAGACCCGGATGGCTATTCGATCGAGCTGATTCAGACCAGCCGGCAGGATGGCGCCGATGGTTGA
- a CDS encoding acyl-CoA dehydrogenase family protein has protein sequence MQLAFTPEDEAFREEVRAFLRDHLPPELARKEATGFHLHRSEVDPWHRTLYKKGWVAPNWPKEHGGPGWTPIQKYLFEVEYGLANAPEISLIALGMVGPVICRFGSTEMKKRFLEPILRAEIWFCQGFSEPQAGSDLASVRTRAVKDGGDYIISGQKIWTTSAHMADYMICLARTNDQVKPQAGLSMILVPMDAPGVECRWIPTIDGSHNVNEVFLDDVRVPAANLIGEPDTGWKQAKFLLNNERTHNAYAGMLKRYVRRISGMINRAQSQGLSAAEAAEYRRQVAQLEIDVDALEWSVLRVLASEESPLLGAAASALKIRGSELLLQAGELELAIAGTQMVPRFQPTDSAPNYADASDWVPGKLDQYLYFRASTIFGGTNEIQRGIIWNTLYRG, from the coding sequence GTGCAGCTTGCGTTCACTCCTGAAGATGAGGCCTTTCGCGAGGAAGTTCGCGCTTTTCTGCGGGACCATCTGCCCCCTGAACTGGCTCGCAAGGAGGCGACCGGTTTCCATCTTCATCGCAGCGAGGTCGATCCTTGGCACCGGACGCTGTACAAAAAAGGCTGGGTGGCGCCGAACTGGCCGAAGGAACATGGCGGTCCCGGATGGACGCCTATTCAGAAATACCTCTTCGAAGTCGAATATGGATTGGCGAACGCGCCCGAAATCAGTCTGATAGCACTTGGAATGGTCGGCCCGGTTATTTGCCGCTTTGGATCGACCGAGATGAAAAAGCGGTTCCTGGAACCGATCCTGCGGGCGGAAATCTGGTTCTGCCAAGGTTTCTCCGAGCCGCAGGCGGGGTCGGATCTTGCCAGCGTTCGCACGCGCGCGGTGAAGGACGGCGGCGATTATATCATCTCGGGCCAGAAGATCTGGACCACCTCGGCGCATATGGCGGATTACATGATCTGTCTTGCGCGCACGAACGATCAGGTAAAGCCACAGGCGGGGCTTTCCATGATTCTCGTGCCGATGGACGCACCGGGCGTGGAGTGCCGCTGGATTCCGACCATAGACGGCTCGCACAACGTGAACGAGGTGTTCCTTGACGATGTGCGTGTACCTGCGGCCAATCTGATCGGAGAGCCCGATACAGGCTGGAAGCAGGCGAAGTTTCTTCTCAACAACGAGCGCACGCACAATGCCTATGCCGGCATGTTGAAGCGTTATGTGCGACGCATATCAGGCATGATCAATCGCGCGCAGTCGCAGGGGCTATCGGCGGCGGAGGCGGCTGAATACCGGCGGCAGGTCGCGCAGCTTGAAATCGACGTCGATGCGCTGGAGTGGTCGGTGCTGCGAGTGCTCGCCAGCGAGGAAAGTCCCCTTCTGGGCGCCGCGGCTTCGGCGCTCAAGATTCGTGGATCAGAACTGCTTCTTCAGGCCGGCGAATTGGAACTCGCGATCGCAGGCACCCAGATGGTGCCACGGTTTCAGCCAACGGACAGCGCGCCCAACTATGCAGATGCAAGCGATTGGGTGCCCGGCAAGCTCGACCAATATCTGTATTTCAGGGCCTCCACCATCTTCGGCGGAACCAATGAAATACAGCGCGGCATTATCTGGAACACATTGTATCGCGGCTGA
- a CDS encoding enoyl-CoA hydratase/isomerase family protein, with the protein MYEGYEQLKFSRRGLVLTVTMDNPPVNAAGHVLHAELARVFKDIQCDDECNIVVLTGAGRCFSGGGDLNQMLANLEDGATVLREMGDAPDIVKSLLALEKPTIAHVNGHAMGLGASLALMCDVVFANEAAKIADPHVLVGLSAGDGGALMWPHLIGYARARHHLLTGEPLTGREAAEIGLIYKALPEAELASAVADYAERLAAKPYQALSATKVSINMALCRQALADADSHVRLETLSMISNDHKEALQAMLEKRDPQFDHGRSKEKGHG; encoded by the coding sequence ATGTACGAGGGTTATGAGCAACTGAAGTTCAGCCGGAGGGGCCTTGTTCTCACGGTTACGATGGACAACCCTCCGGTCAATGCCGCCGGCCATGTGCTACATGCCGAACTGGCGCGCGTGTTCAAGGACATCCAGTGTGACGATGAATGCAACATCGTTGTTCTCACCGGTGCCGGACGCTGCTTTTCAGGCGGGGGCGATCTCAATCAGATGCTCGCGAATCTCGAGGATGGCGCAACCGTCCTCCGGGAGATGGGCGATGCACCCGACATTGTGAAATCCCTTCTTGCGCTTGAGAAGCCGACCATCGCCCATGTGAATGGTCACGCCATGGGATTGGGCGCAAGTCTTGCTCTGATGTGCGACGTGGTCTTCGCAAATGAAGCCGCGAAAATTGCCGATCCTCATGTGCTGGTTGGCCTTTCGGCAGGTGACGGAGGGGCGCTGATGTGGCCGCATCTGATAGGCTATGCGCGGGCACGCCACCATCTGTTGACCGGAGAACCGTTGACGGGAAGGGAGGCCGCGGAAATAGGGCTGATATACAAGGCCCTTCCGGAGGCCGAATTGGCCTCCGCCGTTGCCGACTATGCCGAAAGGCTTGCGGCCAAGCCCTACCAGGCACTCAGCGCCACCAAGGTTTCCATCAACATGGCCCTGTGCCGTCAGGCCTTGGCCGATGCGGACAGCCATGTCCGGCTTGAGACCCTGAGTATGATCTCCAACGATCACAAGGAAGCATTGCAGGCCATGCTCGAAAAGCGCGACCCGCAATTCGATCACGGCCGCTCGAAGGAGAAAGGTCATGGCTGA
- a CDS encoding acyl-CoA dehydrogenase family protein encodes MSSLNIARPGFMRREEHHIFEDMVGRFLLDHAAPERTRAWREKGLVDRETWRAAGEAGLLGLCVPSEYGGPGVDFTFDAILMEQLGQHHALNFAIPLHNAVVAPYIVSYGDEQQKRRWLPGVVSGETILAVAMTEPGAGSDLQSMKTYARRDGDDYIINGQKTFISNGAHASLIIVAAKTDPKAGAKGISLFSVETEKTDGFTRGKLLDKIGQEGRDTAELFFSDMRVPAENLIGSEGGGFGMLMEKLPQERLVIAWQAMAMMDAAIGQTIAYASDRRAFGKSLLDFQNSQFKLAECKTSASIAQTFLYYCTEQLLSGTLDPVTASMAKYWITETQGKVIDECLQLYGGYGYMAEYPIAEMYKDARAYRIYGGTNEIMKLLIARSLRDQK; translated from the coding sequence GTGTCGTCTTTAAATATCGCTCGCCCGGGCTTCATGAGGCGGGAAGAGCATCACATCTTCGAGGACATGGTCGGACGCTTCCTGCTGGATCATGCCGCGCCGGAGAGGACGCGCGCGTGGAGGGAAAAGGGATTAGTCGATCGGGAAACGTGGCGCGCCGCAGGCGAGGCCGGCCTGCTTGGTCTTTGCGTGCCGAGCGAATACGGCGGTCCGGGCGTGGACTTTACCTTCGACGCAATCCTGATGGAGCAGCTTGGCCAGCATCATGCGCTCAATTTTGCAATACCGCTGCACAATGCCGTCGTGGCCCCCTATATCGTCTCCTACGGAGACGAGCAGCAAAAGCGGCGATGGCTGCCGGGCGTCGTTTCGGGAGAAACCATTCTTGCGGTTGCCATGACCGAGCCTGGCGCGGGCTCCGATCTCCAGTCCATGAAAACTTACGCGCGCCGCGATGGCGACGATTATATAATCAACGGACAGAAGACGTTTATCTCGAACGGCGCTCATGCTTCGCTGATCATCGTGGCGGCAAAGACCGACCCCAAAGCGGGCGCGAAGGGCATATCGCTTTTTTCCGTCGAAACCGAGAAGACCGACGGCTTCACCCGCGGCAAACTGCTGGACAAGATCGGTCAGGAGGGGCGCGATACAGCAGAGTTGTTTTTCAGCGACATGCGCGTGCCTGCTGAAAATCTGATCGGTTCTGAAGGCGGCGGCTTTGGCATGCTGATGGAAAAGCTGCCACAGGAGCGCCTTGTCATTGCATGGCAGGCAATGGCTATGATGGACGCGGCAATCGGCCAAACCATCGCCTATGCGTCGGACCGACGCGCTTTTGGCAAGTCCTTGCTGGATTTTCAGAACAGTCAGTTCAAGCTCGCCGAGTGCAAGACATCGGCGAGCATAGCGCAGACATTTCTATACTACTGCACCGAACAACTCCTGTCCGGAACACTCGACCCCGTCACGGCATCGATGGCGAAATACTGGATCACGGAAACCCAGGGCAAAGTCATAGACGAATGCCTGCAGCTTTATGGCGGCTATGGATATATGGCCGAATACCCTATCGCCGAGATGTACAAGGACGCACGGGCCTACCGCATTTATGGGGGCACGAATGAAATCATGAAGCTCCTGATCGCCCGTTCATTGCGAGACCAGAAATGA